The following is a genomic window from Nicotiana tabacum cultivar K326 chromosome 3, ASM71507v2, whole genome shotgun sequence.
AGGGAATTTTGTAGTTTATTAGTATAATATTTGAATGAATTATTAATCAATTTTTTTTGAATGCTTTCTCTGAGATACTATAAACATTTGGTGCTTGCTCTCCCTCTGGCCTTGCTTCTCCAAGTTCTCGCCATACACCCAATTGCCATTCAAGATCAATAATTCCAAATCACATGTACGTACAAGTTCACAATTTCAATAAGAACATTTAATAGAAAATTTATTACTTGAAAAAATAATCTATAAATCAGAAAACATTTTACACCATTTTCCTGGATGCATCATGCCTCCATTTATTTTTCACTAGTAGTACACATGCATAAAAGAACAGTATCAAAAGccttattttataaattaaattacCATGAGAGGAGGAATACTTTGTTCATTCCTAAAGAAATTTGTTGGATCAACTTTAGTCTTCACTTGCACCAATCTATCAAAATTGTTCTTGAAGTATTTCTCTCCCCAGATTTTTGCTTGTGTATAGCTTGTATTTCCTTTGTTGTTCACTCCCAAATCAAGATCTCTGTAGTTGAAATAAGCAGCTCTAGGAGAGTTTGAAACATACTTAGCCATGTATCCATAAAGCTTCTGAATCCAAGCTATATGTTTTTTAgaactttcttttttttcccaaATCACCTCATAATGGATTGAGAATATATTTCCAGCTCTATGCGGGAAAGGGGTTTCAGATTCTGAGAAGTCATTCAACTTTCCTCCGTAAGGACTAATTATCAATTCTGCCGAGTTTTCGCCTATTTGGTCGAATAGTTTCCATATACCTTTGAGACCATTTATTGAAATAGGGTGTCGGACATAGTCTGATTTTCGTTTGAAGTATCCCTTTTTATCTGTGATATTTCTGTTTAGTAACACGTCAAGTGATGTGCCCCTTGGGAAACCAAAAAAATAGGGTATAGATTCGATCCAACTCATCTCAATGCAATCTTCTTTTGCCAACCCTAGTTCGGGGAAGCTCTTTTGCATTTCGTGGAGGAGTTCATCCACTCCTCCAACGAACATGGTAGTGAAAGAGGCGTGTACAGTCCTTTGACCGCGCTGAAATGGAGATTCACTGCTCCTCAGGAAGAGTCTGAGGAGGAGATTGTCATCAACTTTGTCCGCGATATGTTGCCATTTGTAGACAAGTTGAGTTGCATTTTGTTCTAACGTTCGTGTCACGTTGAAGACCGCCACCTTTTCTGGAATGTCAAGTAATTTCACCTTCCATGAAATAATGAGACCAAAGCTAGTCCCTCCACCTCCTCTAATAGCCCAAAAGAGGTCTTCCCCCATTGATTCTCGATATTGGATCCGTCCATTGGCATCGATTAATTTAGCATCAATAATATTATCAGCAGCAAGACCGAATTTTCGAGACATCATTCCGTAGCCTCCACCAGTGAAGTGTCCTCCAACACCAACAGTAGGGCAAACCCCACCAACAAAGGCCAATGTTTTGCTTTTTTCAGCGATTCTATAGTAAACTTCCCCTAGGGTCGCGCCAGCTTGAATCCAAGCAGTCTTGCTTTCGATGTCAATGGAGATTGATCTTAGGTTTCTAAGATCAATGATGACAAAAGGGGTTTCAGAAATGTAGGAAAGGCCCTCATAGTCATGTCCGCCACTTCGAATTCTGATTTGTAAGCCATGTTTCTTGGAGCAATGCATAGCTGCTTGGATTTGAGTTTCGTCCAAAGGAGTGATAATAATTGAGGGGTTGACGTCGGAGCTTATCCTAAGATTACTCTCAAAAGAGTTCAAAATGGTGGAATATGATGAGTTTTTAGGTGTGTGGATGACTTGTGACATTGAACTTGAGCTCATAGTTTTGTGAGAAAGGCATTCAAGAAAGTGATCATGACTGCTTGCTGAGGCAACACATGATGATGAAAGGCaaattgaaagaaagagaaagattgTTAACTTGTTGAAAGTTGTCATGTTTTCTTGTTGCAAAGTTTGATGGTgaaattggaaacaaaagaacTTCTATTTATAGTTTTGGTGTGGGAGAAAAGAAGCTTATAAGTTTCAAACCCTAGGATCACGTGGTATAGAAATTTCTTTTCTTGTAAGCACAAAGTTTAACTCagcatattgcatgcatatattCATCTCTGTTGCTGGCAAATTAAACctatcatattttttttttcacgACTAACGTTGTACCTTCCACGTTGAACTTTCTAGAATTTATTTAGTTGTAAAAACAAAATTGAACTCTGTCAAATTAAATGATTAAATTCATCTCTATTATTGCTGTTAACTATGCCAATTAAACCTATCATGCTTTTCATCAGAAACTAATTAACGCTGTACGTACGTACTAAAGAGTAGCAGCTGACCTGGAGTGTTCTTCCACTCTTACAAGTTACATGACCGAGATAAGTGGCGGAGTCAAAAATTTATATAAGGAGATTcagaaaaatactaaaatattacACATGAGATTTAAACTCGTGACCTAAAGCAACTTTTAACCACTTTCGCTATTACACACAACTTATATCCGGGGATTCAACAATTTAAATTTTCAGAAAAAATGTTATTTTTTCCCTATCTACATGGTATAATTATGCCACAAAAGGGACTCAATTGAACCACTTTAATTTGGCTCTACATTACTCTACCCCTTGGAACAACAAAGTTTTCCATGGAACCTTCTTCCAAGTAGGGGCACAAATACAATTATACTCGGCAAAGGGTGATCAGTTGAACACCATTAAGTaaaatataatattgtataaatatattaatttttttttacgtaTATATTAAAATCTTGAATACCGTTACTGAAATTTTTAGTTCTGTCAATTTCCAAACAAATGTAATTGCATATGTTTGGGTGCTCACATACGCTTCCTCATGACGACGAGGTTTAGTTTAATTTTTTCTTTGGTCGTACCATGTAAAAGTATTTACGAAGCTAATCCGAGAATTTATTGCCTACTTTGAATCATGTATATCTTCTAGATTTGCATAAAACACCTAATCTGATGTGCATATGATATCGAGAGTCACTTACCACCCAGAATGAGAATAATGCAAGAAGATACATTTCAAATTCATCAGCTCATACCCCATAAAGTTGGTGACAATAGGTTCGTAACTAGAGGAGTATTAACACTTGCTCTGCATTTATTTGAAATATAAATTAAACATAAAGACTATACAAAAtgctctttttgttcttttctgcCTTTCCTTctcataatatctcatttccaaTTTACAACGTAGCAActcttgttgtcttgatgtccTTTAGATAAGTGCAGCCCAAATGCTCCAACCTGTAAATATATCAACAGATTATAAATAGTCCATATTTTGT
Proteins encoded in this region:
- the LOC107780227 gene encoding tetrahydroberberine oxidase-like, which translates into the protein MTTFNKLTIFLFLSICLSSSCVASASSHDHFLECLSHKTMSSSSMSQVIHTPKNSSYSTILNSFESNLRISSDVNPSIIITPLDETQIQAAMHCSKKHGLQIRIRSGGHDYEGLSYISETPFVIIDLRNLRSISIDIESKTAWIQAGATLGEVYYRIAEKSKTLAFVGGVCPTVGVGGHFTGGGYGMMSRKFGLAADNIIDAKLIDANGRIQYRESMGEDLFWAIRGGGGTSFGLIISWKVKLLDIPEKVAVFNVTRTLEQNATQLVYKWQHIADKVDDNLLLRLFLRSSESPFQRGQRTVHASFTTMFVGGVDELLHEMQKSFPELGLAKEDCIEMSWIESIPYFFGFPRGTSLDVLLNRNITDKKGYFKRKSDYVRHPISINGLKGIWKLFDQIGENSAELIISPYGGKLNDFSESETPFPHRAGNIFSIHYEVIWEKKESSKKHIAWIQKLYGYMAKYVSNSPRAAYFNYRDLDLGVNNKGNTSYTQAKIWGEKYFKNNFDRLVQVKTKVDPTNFFRNEQSIPPLMVI